Genomic window (Mustelus asterias unplaced genomic scaffold, sMusAst1.hap1.1 HAP1_SCAFFOLD_2876, whole genome shotgun sequence):
acggggatagtgcctgggtgggattgttgtcggtgcaggattgatgggctgaatggcctcattctgcactgtagggattcaattggAAGTTGTGGCGTtgttgtattgtcactggactagtaatccagagacccagggtaatgctctggcgacccaggttcgaatcccgccacggcagatgatggaatttgaattcaataaaaataaatctggaattaagaacctgggcggcacggtagcacagtggttagcactgctgcttcacagctccaaggacctgggttcgattcccggctcgggtcactgtctgtgtgaagtttgcacattctcctcgtgtctgcgtgggtttcctccgggtgctccggtttactcccacagtccaaagatgtgcaggttatgttgattggccatgctaaaaattgccccttagaatcctgagatgcgtaggttagagggattagcgggtaaatatgcgggggtagggcctgggtgggattgtggtcggtgcagactcgatgggccgaatggcttccttctgcactgtagggtttctatgatctactgatgacggtgaaacaattgtcgatttatggaaaaccccatctggttcactaatgtcctttagggaaggaaatctgccgtccttacccggtctgacctacatgtgactccagagccacacaataGTATGGTCGACTCTCAGTTGCCCCCTGATGTAGTCAGGAAAGACACTCTGCTCAAGGGggaaattagggacgggcaacaaatgctggggccccaccagcaatgcccacaaaaTAGAACAAAAATAATCCTAACTTCAATATTAATTCCAACCCAAACTTTCTccgaagactcaggaaatttggcatgtccgctacgacactcaccaactttgacagatgcaccatagaaagcattctttctggttgtatcacagctcggtctgggctcctgctctgcccaagaccgcaagaaactacaaagggtcgtgaatgtagcccaatccatcacgcaaaccagcctcccatccattgactctgtctacacttcccgctgcctcggggaaaagcagcagcataatcaaggaccccacgcaccccggacattctctcttccaccttcttccgtcgggagaaaggtacaaaagtctgaggtcacgtaccgaccgactcaagaacagcttcttccctgctgccgtcagactttcgaatggacttacctcgcattaagttgatctttctctacaccctagctatgactgtaacactacattctgcaccctctccttcccttctccctgatgctttgtctgtatagtgcacaagaaacattgTTTTtttactgtacactaatacatgtagaTCTGTGCACATGAtgatccgtgtctgcgtgggtttccctccgggtgctccggtttcctcccacagtccaaagacgcgcgggttaggttgattggccgtgccaagattggtaaattgcctctagtgtcagggggattagaagggtaaatgtttggggttacggaaatagggcttgggtgggattgtggtcggtgcagactcgatgggccgaatggcctccttctgcactgtagggattctatgtgacgagaataaatcaaatcaaagccctgATGCTAACCCCCATTTGTAATTTTGGACCGAACTCAAATGTTAGTCTTAAGCCTAAATTGTAACAGCAAAGGCAATGGGTTCAAATGGCACTCCTTGCGTGCCAAGTCTAGGCTTGGTATTTCTAATgccagtgttgtgggggggttgTAGTTGTTTAGTCAAGGGCATTGCCAGTCctgctgtaggaaggatgttattaaactggaaagggtgaaaAACAAAATTTACAAGTTGGTTACCAGGATCgggaggtttgaattataaggagaggctgcataggCTGGGacgtttttttccctggagtgggtaggaggatgagggggtgaccttatagagatttgTAAAATCATGAGAGGCCAGAGAGAAGGTGAATAGCCCAAGGTCTTTACCCCCCCCGGGTAGGGAGAAGTCCAAAActagggcggcgcggtagcacagtgggttagcactgctgcttcacagctccagggacccgggttcgattcccggctcggggtcactgtctgtgtggagtttgcacattctcctcgtgtctgcgtgggtttccttccgggtgctccggtttcctcccgcagtccaaagatgtgcgggttaggttgattggccgtgctaaaaattgccccttagtgtcctgggatgcgtaggttagagggattagtgggtaaaatatgtggggatatgggggtagggcctgggtgggattgtggtcggtgcagactcgatgggccgaatggcctctttctgtactgtagggtttctgtgatttctatgaaaactagagggcgtaggtttacgATAAGAGgggaaagggacccgaggggcaactttttcacacagagggtggtgcgtgtatggaatgagctgccagaggaggtggtcggggcagcgggtacaattacaacattgaaaagacatttggacaggtccgtggatgggaaaggtttatagagggatacaggccaaacgcaggtaaatgggactagctcagttcaggaaacctggtcaacacggtggcacagtggctagcactgctacctcacagggcatgtcaggggggatcagcagggtaaatacacggggatagggcctgggtgagattgttgtcagtgcaggctcggtgggccaaatggcctccttctgcactgtagagattctatggctctatatctaactccttcttgaaatcgcacaacgttttggcctcaactactttctgtgggagtgaattccacacattctccaccctctgggtgaagaaatttctcctcacctcagtcctaaaaggttttcccctcatcctcaaactatgagcccctagttctggactccccccaccatggggaacattctttctgaatctaccctgtctaaccctgttagaattttataagtttctttgagatcccctctcactcttccaaactgttTATGAGGGGGGGAGCTGGTATAGAAActagacatagaaatcatagaaaccctacagtgcagaaggaggccattcggcccatcgagtctgcaccgaccacaatcccacccaggccctacccccacatattttacccgctaatccctctaacccacgcatcccaggactctaaggggcaatttttttttttaacctggccaatcaacctaacccgcacatctttggactgtgggaggaaaccggagcacccggaggaaacccacgcagacacgaggagaatgtgcaaactccacacagacagtgacccgagccgggaatcgaacccgggaccctggagctgtgaacataagaacataagaaataggagcaggagtaggccatctagcccctcgagcctgccccgccattcaataagatcatggctgatctgacgtggatcagtaccacttacccgcctgatccccataacccttaattcccattACCGATCagcagaagcagcagtgctaaccactgtgctaccgtgatgtggagatgctggcgttggactggggtgaacacagtaagaagtctcacaacaccaggttaaagtccaacagttttatttcggagcgctgctccttcgtcagatggagtggaaaatccatctccatctgacgaaggagcagcgctccgaaagcttatggtatttgctaccaaataaacctgttggactttaacctggtgttgtgagacttcttacatagaaactagaagcaggaggaggccatttggccctttgacccTGGTCtgtcattcattctgatcatggctgaccatggaATGCAATATCCAAACAGACGGtaaccatgccccccccccccatgatggcaggaattggtggggtgggcaggagatggcggggggggaagTTTGCCGCGGTGGCATCGGTGCCAAGCagggaaagaaagatttgtaCGCCATACTCTCGCCACCTCCATCatggaccctccccccccccaccaaccctggGCCCAACGACCACCTTCTGCGTCAATACGTGTGGCACCCAACATTCCTTTGCGGTCAAACGCGCAGTCGCCCTCTCCATGTAGAAAACGAGACTGCCCAAGTTCGTGCCCTGCAGTGTGATCGATGACCAGACCCTCCAATCTTTCCTGGAGGATATACCTTGAGCCCCGGGGACGCCCAGTGGGGGGAGTGatctcccctcttcccctccctccagcTCCTCCAGAAGTGGGATCcactcaagagagagagagggagagtcatcGAGATgtccagcacggaaacaggccctccggcccaactcatccgtgtcatagaatctctacagtgcagaaggaggccattcggcccatcgagtctgcaccaaccacaatcccatccagaccccataatccccatatttaccccagtaatccctctaacctacgcatcccgggacactaaggggcaacttagcgtagccaatccgcctaaactaactgtgggaggaaaccggagcgcccggaggaaacccacgcagacacggggagaaggtgcaaactccacacagacagtgacccgaggttggaattgaacccggctccctggcgctgtgaggcagcagtgctaaccgctgtgccaccgtgccgccattagctcttggggctaaagggatcgaggggtatggttgggaggcaggatcagggtattgaatttgatgatcagccgtgatcgagaTGAATGGCGgaagagggtcgaagggccgaatggcctcctccttcgaGTTGCCGTGTTTCCTTTGTAACCCTCGCCTTCTTTACCGTGCAGGTCACCGGGACAGGAGCCAGGAGGTCTCCGCGACGAGTCACCACTTCGGGAGCCGACGGGACCGCCGGATTCACCGGGAATGACGCACCAGGCgccgggaagggagggggtggcgagggggggcggtggtggtggaggaggaggggggcacccGCTGGCCTGCCCGCTGTGCGGACGCACCTTCAAGTCGCGGCTGTGGCTGGAGAAGCACCGGGCGGCCCACGGGCGGGTCTACCAGTGCGGCGACTGCGGCAAGCGCTTCGGCCAGCGGCACGGGCTGAAGGCCCACCGGCTGGTGCACAGCGGCGAGAGGCCCCACGCCTGCCCGGTGTGCGGCCTGTGCTTCAGCCGGCCCTCCGAGCTGACCCGGCACCGGTGCCGCTGCCACAGCCGGGCCGGCCTGCCCTACAAGTGCGGCGAGTGCGGCCGGGGCTTCATCTACCCGTCGGAGCTGGAGATCCACCGGCGGGTCCACTCGGGCGAGCGGCCCTTCGCCTGCGGCGAGTGCGGCAAGGCCTTCGCCAGCTCCTCTCACCTGCTGACCCACCGGCGGGTCCACACCGAGGAGCGGGCCTTCGGCTGCGGACAGTGTGGCAAGCGCTTCAAGAGCGCCGGCGAGCTGAAGGTGCACGGGCGCGTCCACACTGGCGAACGCCCCTTCTCCTGCCCGCTCTGCGGCAAGGCCTTCGGGCAGTCCTCTAAGCTGCTGCGGCACCAGCGGGTCCACACCGGCGAACGGCCCTACGTCTGCTCGGCCTGCGGCAAGGGCTTCGGCGAGTCGGCCCACCTGCTGGCCCACCGCCTCCTCCACACCGGCGAGAGGCCCTTCGTCTGCCCGCTCTGTGGCAAGGGCTTCACCGTCTCCTCCAGCCTCCTCACACACCAGCGGGTCCACTCGGGCGAGCGCCCCTTCGCCTGCCCCGACTGCGGCAAACGCTTCAGTGGCGCCGACTGCCTGCTCACCCACCGGCGGGTCCACACCGGCGAGAGGCCCTTCGCCTGCCGCCTTTGCGGCAAGCGTTTCACTGTCTCCTCCAACCTGCGGCGCCACCAGCGGGTCCACACCGGCGAGCGCCCTTT
Coding sequences:
- the LOC144490104 gene encoding uncharacterized protein LOC144490104, whose product is MADHGMQYPNRRSPGQEPGGLRDESPLREPTGPPDSPGMTHQAPGREGVARGGGGGGGGGGHPLACPLCGRTFKSRLWLEKHRAAHGRVYQCGDCGKRFGQRHGLKAHRLVHSGERPHACPVCGLCFSRPSELTRHRCRCHSRAGLPYKCGECGRGFIYPSELEIHRRVHSGERPFACGECGKAFASSSHLLTHRRVHTEERAFGCGQCGKRFKSAGELKVHGRVHTGERPFSCPLCGKAFGQSSKLLRHQRVHTGERPYVCSACGKGFGESAHLLAHRLLHTGERPFVCPLCGKGFTVSSSLLTHQRVHSGERPFACPDCGKRFSGADCLLTHRRVHTGERPFACRLCGKRFTVSSNLRRHQRVHTGERPFPCAVCGKRFSQSSHLLKHQRVHA